From Myotis daubentonii chromosome 15, mMyoDau2.1, whole genome shotgun sequence, one genomic window encodes:
- the LOC132216143 gene encoding LOW QUALITY PROTEIN: zinc finger protein 708-like (The sequence of the model RefSeq protein was modified relative to this genomic sequence to represent the inferred CDS: inserted 1 base in 1 codon; substituted 1 base at 1 genomic stop codon) has protein sequence GKPFNFLSNLCELEGIHTXKKPYKFRECGKAFCNTSSLTYHQREHTGAKPYKCGECGKGFSNTSSFNRHQRVHTGEKPHKCRECGKAFRTATNLTCHQRVHTGEKPYKCRECGKAFSRSSSLTYHQRVHTGEKPFKCADCGKTFRVASDLTYHQKVHTVDNPYKCEECGKAFRGQTDLTYHQRVHTGEKPYKCEECGKAFRGQTDLTYHQRVHTGEKPYKCEECGKAFRGQTDLTYHQRVHTGEKPYKCRECGKAFSKSSTLTYHQRVHTGEKPYKCGKCGKAFSRSSSLTSHQRLHTGEKPFKCADCGKTFRVASSLTYHQRVHTGEKPYKCGKCGKAFRRSSRYRVHQSIHSGGKPYKCKECGKAFRGATNLTYHQRVHAGEKXYKCRECGKAFNQCSCRSVQQCP, from the exons ggtaaaccatttaattttctttcaaatctgtGTGAACTTGAGGGAATTCATACTTGAAAAAAGCCCTATAAAtttagagaatgtggcaaagcttttTGCAACACCTCATCTCTTACTTATCATCAGAGAGAGCATACCGGAGCgaagccttataaatgtggaGAATGTGGCAAAGGATTCAGTAATACCTCAAGTTTTAATCgccatcagagagttcatactggagaaaagccccataaatgtagagaatgtggcaaagccttccgTACCGCAACAAACCTTActtgtcatcagagagttcatactggagagaagccctacaaatgtagagaatgtggcaaagccttcagcAGGTCCTCATCTCTtacttatcatcagagagttcatactggagagaagccttttaAATGTGCAGATTGTGGCAAAACTTTCCGTGTAGCATCAGACCTTACTTATCATCAGAAAGTTCATACTGTAGACAATCCTTATAAATGTgaagaatgtggcaaagccttccgTGGGCAAACAGACCTtacttatcatcagagagttcacactggagagaagccttataaatgtgaagaatgtggcaaagccttccgTGGGCAAACAGACCTtacttatcatcagagagttcacactggagagaagccttataaatgtgaagaatgtggcaaagccttccgTGGGCAAACAGACCTtacttatcatcagagagttcacactggagagaagccctacaaatgtagagaatgtggcaaagcctttagcaAGTCCTCAACCCTTAcatatcatcagagagttcatactggagagaaaccttacaaATGTGGcaaatgtggcaaagcctttagcaGGTCCTCATCTCTTACTTCTCATCAAAGacttcatactggagagaagccttttaAATGTGCAGATTGTGGCAAAACTTTCCGTGTAGCATCATCCCTtacttatcatcagagagttcatactggagagaaaccttataaatgtggcaaatgtggcaaagccttcaggAGGTCCTCAAGGTATAGAGTTCATCAGAGTATTCATAGTGGAgggaagccttataaatgtaaagaatgtggcAAAGCTTTCAGGGGGGCAACAAACCTtacttatcatcagagagttcatgcTGGAGAGA cctataaatgtagagaatgtggcaaagcctttaacCAGTGTTCCTGCCGTTCTGTACAGCAGTGTCCATAG